The Metallosphaera hakonensis JCM 8857 = DSM 7519 genome includes the window CCGATTGAACTGCCCTCAACAAAGGGCTCACTAGGACTTGTTCGGGTTCATATCCAAGTTCCTCCAGAACGTTGGCAACTCTTCTCATTTGCTTCACTCCTTTCTTAACCAACTTTCTATCCTGATCAACAATACCCTCTGTTTGGGGTTCACTCTCTCCGTGTCTAACAATTAGAAGTATAGTCATGTGGAAGATATGGAGAACCTCTATATAATGTTTTGTCTTTACATGGGGCTCAAAAGTTACTGCAAATCCATTTGATATGGTTTAATAGTCCTCTCCTCCGGTTGCAAACCAAGGTTCGTTGGAGACCTAGAGAGAGTTACCTCACGTATCTCTCATCTTAGGTAAGGCAATAAGATATTTCTTCTAAGGCTTGAACACCATATCGTATATCAGGACTATGGCTACTACCGTGTAGATTAAGGAAAGAGGCCTCATCTTTCTAAGGAAGGAGTTCAGGTCATCAACGTATGTCAGTCTCCAGTGATAGATCTCTCCCAGGAAAAGTACGGGAATCATGAAGAAGGCCGGATATACCCACGTGGGATAACCCAGTCTGGACCACATGTAAACTCCAGAGAGAGCCATTGCAAGAAGAGATCCCCACTCCACATAGACCAACCTCCTATATCCTACAAGGAAGCTCTTGTCCCTAATCTTGGTGAACTCCAGGAGGTAGTAAGCTCCGGTGGTCAGGCCACCCCAGCCTATTAGACCTAGCATATGGATCGTGAAGGCAATTTGATATAGCATACAAGTTCTTATCATACGTTCAGTTAATCAATTTGTTAAGTTAGTTCTTACATTATGCCTTTACCTGACCTCGTGATGGATTGTAAGCGTCTATTTTACTGTTGACTATTGAACTGCTTTGTGGTCTACTTCAAATCTTATCAAGGTTAACGTCAAATCCTAATTTAATTCTACGCGTGATTTGGAATTTAAGGGAAATCGAGCTTAACTCCTAAGAAAATTGAAGAGATCCGCAAAGCACGATTAGACGTAATCCTCAGATGGATTGGGGAGGACATAGAGAGCGATCACGCTCTTTGCCTGATTGTGTTCACGACCTCACTTGATTACGTGATTCCCGAGGTCTCCGCTAATTATAAGTTCTGACATTTTCTTTATCTGTGGAAGTATGGGCATACTGCTCATTTCCTCTGAGAACTGAAAGATCTCCTCGGAGAAGGGGATCAACACCCCTAGTTTGAGGTTTGTCCTCTCCATTACGTGATTCAGTATCCTCTCGGCCTCCGCTTCTTGTCCCGGAGGAATCATGTTAACAAACATGCCCAAGGGGGAACCGAGCTTAGAACGATCCTCAGCTCTCCTAATATAGGCCACCGTCTCCTCAGCTAACCTCATATGTGCCGTAAGTACGTAAAACCTCACCACTTTTCTATCCGGATAGAGTTTGAGGTACACCTCTACTTCCGTCTGAACTAAGGGGTTATCATGGAAAATTAAGCTGGGGTTATCAACTATGGAGAAATCGTGCGGAAACGATTTCAATATGTCCTCAATGACGGCCTTGAATCTCTCCTTGAGTGAGGCGTCATTAACCAATTTCTGAATATCGGTCTCATGCCTCGTCCCATCTCCAGATATTTTTACAACTGTCACGGTCCCTTTACCGAACTTGAAGTGGCTTACGGGTTTGATATTCAGTCCGTCAATAACGGAACTCAATACGCCCGGTTCCTCTATCCCGGCAAGCTTGGAGGAGTAGCCCACGTTGTCCCTATCAACCAGGAGAACCCGTAAGCCGGAACTGGCTAAAGCCAGTGTTAGATTCATTGAAATTGTTGACTTCCCTACGCCGCCCTTAGCACTTTGTATTGATATCCTCAATTTACAACAGTAATTCTTTCACAATGAATCCATATAAAGTTATCATTTGGCATATTTTTAAACATTGAAAGATAATAGTTGCTGGTCGGCTGCGGAGACGGTAGACGGTTCTGAAAATAGTAATGTCCTGTCGAAATCAGGCGATAAAAGTTGGCGAACTGTCGTGTTTATTGGGAGATTAGGTCTCATAAACGGCTTACAGAACTTAGTCTTTTCCTTGGCCCTCTTCATCACAAAATCGAAAGTTCATTAATATCCTCCTCACTCTCAAGATTTCATGTATAGATGTGTAAGTAGAGTTAATTTAAGGTGAGATACCCAACTATAGCTAGTAGTTCCCTGTCATAGGAACCTGTTTCTATCCTTGTTTCAATAATTCTCATGATTATTTGTTGTGACGTAGGGCTTTAAAGAGGATAAGACGCGATTCGCAATTCTTTTGAAATTCAATTTATTTAGAGAAATAAAATGAATTTACCTGAGTATTATCTCATTGACTAGGCTAAGATCCACGGTTCACGGTTTCCTTTATTTGACCCGTCTTGACCATAATAACAACTCACGATTGACACCTGAATATTCTCTCCTGATATAGAAATGTAAAGTCTTTTCAAGAAAAATACCCAACTATACCTGTGGGTCTGTGTGACGTTCTGTCATAGTTCATTTTGTCATGGGGTCTCGGGTTTGTCGACCTCCTCGCTCTCCTCGGAGCCTTCTGCTTCTACTAGTTCATTAAGGGCCAAAATCAGATTGGCCTGGGCGAAAGCTTGGGGGAAGTTACCGGTGAAGAGCTTCCTCTCAGGGTCTATATGTTCCCCAAG containing:
- a CDS encoding AAA family ATPase, which translates into the protein MRISIQSAKGGVGKSTISMNLTLALASSGLRVLLVDRDNVGYSSKLAGIEEPGVLSSVIDGLNIKPVSHFKFGKGTVTVVKISGDGTRHETDIQKLVNDASLKERFKAVIEDILKSFPHDFSIVDNPSLIFHDNPLVQTEVEVYLKLYPDRKVVRFYVLTAHMRLAEETVAYIRRAEDRSKLGSPLGMFVNMIPPGQEAEAERILNHVMERTNLKLGVLIPFSEEIFQFSEEMSSMPILPQIKKMSELIISGDLGNHVIK